In a genomic window of Flammeovirga agarivorans:
- a CDS encoding YwbE family protein, which produces MDGKKRSNIKIGGHVMIVLKEDQRTGDLTEGFVEKILTKSSTHPHGIKVKLETGEVGRVKQILEDGEF; this is translated from the coding sequence ATGGACGGTAAGAAAAGAAGTAACATAAAAATCGGAGGTCATGTGATGATCGTTCTAAAGGAAGATCAAAGAACAGGAGACCTTACCGAAGGTTTTGTTGAAAAAATTCTGACAAAATCATCTACTCACCCTCATGGTATTAAAGTTAAACTAGAGACGGGAGAAGTAGGGCGAGTAAAACAGATCCTCGAAGACGGAGAGTTTTAA
- a CDS encoding sulfatase-like hydrolase/transferase: MITKQNFIITTLLLSTFFSCSSSKIDDIIEDEIVLSEPDTTIVDEDTTIVSVPESPSTDPNVLLIIADDLGKDALSFYDEGIISANTPTLDSLAQNGLIFNNNWVAPTCSPTRAAMLTGNYGGTNGVIAVGDNLPSNSKTLHAELTNSTNYSSALIGKWHLSGNVSTVDVEGFGIPYFEGTIPGTLNDYYNFTTCSNSTTKDISNTYVTSYFTDLAIEWINDQNNPWFLWLAYTAPHTPFHLPPSDLHNQGSLSDVETEIEANPLPYYLASIEAMDSEIKRLLQNIPNKENTIIIFIGDNGTDYRVAQTPYEKGKVKGSLHQGGINTPLIISGPSVRIGTEESMVNAADMFATVLELASSSTTLDNHSISYAPLLFNETMGPRKHNFIEADGNFTITDGTYKYISDNRQKFYDLEQDAYETVNYEYRGLSTEHETAKATLLNQVDKWRVD, translated from the coding sequence ATGATTACTAAGCAAAACTTTATTATTACAACACTATTACTGTCTACTTTTTTCTCTTGCTCATCTTCAAAAATTGATGATATCATAGAGGACGAAATAGTACTTTCTGAACCTGACACCACTATTGTAGATGAAGATACAACTATTGTATCAGTGCCTGAATCCCCTTCTACTGATCCTAATGTATTACTAATCATTGCCGATGATTTAGGGAAGGATGCCTTAAGTTTTTATGATGAAGGAATCATTTCTGCCAATACGCCCACTTTAGATTCATTAGCTCAGAATGGGTTAATTTTTAATAATAATTGGGTAGCTCCAACCTGTTCTCCAACAAGAGCTGCTATGCTAACTGGTAACTATGGAGGTACAAATGGTGTAATTGCAGTAGGTGATAATTTACCTTCAAATAGTAAAACTTTACATGCAGAACTAACAAATAGTACCAATTATTCATCTGCACTAATAGGAAAGTGGCATTTATCTGGAAATGTAAGTACTGTAGATGTAGAAGGTTTTGGAATACCATATTTTGAAGGAACTATTCCAGGTACACTAAACGATTATTATAATTTCACTACTTGCTCAAATTCAACAACTAAAGACATATCAAATACATATGTTACTAGTTATTTTACTGACTTAGCAATTGAATGGATTAATGATCAAAATAATCCTTGGTTTTTATGGTTAGCATATACAGCACCTCATACACCTTTCCATTTACCTCCAAGTGATTTACACAATCAGGGAAGTTTATCAGATGTTGAAACAGAAATAGAAGCCAATCCTTTACCTTATTATTTAGCAAGTATAGAAGCTATGGATTCCGAAATAAAACGCTTATTACAAAATATCCCTAATAAAGAAAATACCATTATCATATTTATAGGAGATAATGGTACAGATTACAGAGTGGCACAAACACCTTATGAAAAAGGCAAGGTAAAAGGTAGTTTACATCAAGGAGGTATTAATACTCCATTAATTATAAGTGGACCTTCTGTTAGAATTGGTACAGAAGAATCTATGGTAAATGCTGCGGATATGTTTGCTACTGTACTTGAATTAGCTTCTTCAAGTACAACTTTAGATAATCATAGCATCTCATATGCTCCTCTACTTTTTAATGAAACAATGGGTCCTAGAAAACATAATTTTATCGAAGCAGATGGTAATTTTACTATTACAGACGGTACTTATAAATATATTTCTGATAATCGACAAAAGTTCTATGATCTTGAACAAGATGCCTATGAAACTGTAAATTATGAATACAGAGGGTTATCTACTGAGCATGAAACAGCAAAAGCTACTTTGCTTAATCAAGTTGATAAATGGAGAGTTGATTAG
- a CDS encoding MATE family efflux transporter, whose amino-acid sequence MNAILNGKVSNTLTKMSLPISVGMLSTFLFQVIDTYFVGQLGGNALAALSFSSVLYFMIVGLFMGLAIGVSTLVGKLIGEQKNKIAEHTIILGLVICLLSTTVLSVLVFLFSDQLFSLLGATPEILPLVQQYLNTLLVGLPLLTTGIMAGSLLRANGNLTKPEVIMAIAGVINLILDYGFIFGHLNLPELGIQGAALATVISWVFIIVGMTVLFIQDNLIKLNYSITSISVKMLTKDIFSISIPITISNIISPFTQMFITYVLATHSAMAVAAFGVAGRVEMLSLIGIMGVSTAITPFIAQNLGAKNTVRIDKAIVFGGKAAFYLGLIVFIILFSSIGNIAQLFSEDISVVNYSIDYFNFISLSYIFYGMFLVTTAILNGLQNPGKSMKIMLIKTFVFTFPLAIIGSYFYGTTGVFVAIGLSNILGGIYAMYIMRQVIKSLNTDLKDKSIINDYKNDFVSIIRH is encoded by the coding sequence ATGAATGCGATCCTAAATGGTAAAGTATCAAATACTCTCACTAAAATGAGTTTACCAATAAGTGTTGGTATGTTGTCAACATTCCTTTTTCAAGTGATAGACACCTATTTTGTTGGGCAGTTAGGTGGAAATGCTTTAGCGGCACTTAGCTTTTCATCAGTATTGTATTTTATGATAGTTGGATTATTTATGGGGTTAGCCATAGGTGTTTCAACATTAGTAGGAAAATTAATTGGAGAGCAGAAAAATAAGATAGCGGAACATACAATCATTTTAGGCTTAGTGATTTGTTTGCTTTCCACTACTGTTTTGAGTGTTCTAGTTTTCTTGTTTAGTGATCAATTATTTAGTCTTTTAGGAGCTACTCCAGAAATTTTACCACTTGTTCAGCAATATCTAAATACATTATTGGTGGGATTGCCACTATTAACAACAGGTATTATGGCAGGTAGCTTATTAAGAGCTAATGGAAACTTAACAAAACCAGAAGTGATTATGGCTATAGCAGGTGTCATTAATTTAATTCTTGATTACGGCTTTATCTTTGGTCATTTAAACCTACCGGAGTTAGGAATTCAAGGAGCAGCTTTAGCAACAGTGATTTCATGGGTGTTTATTATAGTAGGAATGACTGTTTTATTTATTCAAGATAACTTGATAAAGTTAAACTATAGTATAACTAGTATTTCTGTGAAAATGTTAACGAAAGACATTTTCAGTATTAGTATACCGATCACTATCAGTAATATTATATCTCCTTTCACACAAATGTTTATTACTTATGTATTGGCTACACATTCAGCTATGGCAGTTGCTGCATTTGGTGTTGCAGGCAGGGTAGAGATGTTGTCATTAATAGGTATTATGGGAGTAAGTACTGCAATTACACCCTTTATCGCTCAAAATCTTGGAGCAAAAAATACAGTACGTATAGATAAAGCGATTGTCTTTGGAGGTAAAGCAGCTTTTTACTTAGGTTTAATCGTTTTCATCATTTTATTTTCGTCTATTGGAAACATTGCACAACTCTTCAGTGAGGACATTTCTGTAGTGAACTACTCAATTGATTATTTCAATTTTATATCGCTCTCTTATATATTTTATGGAATGTTTTTAGTAACAACAGCGATTCTGAATGGTTTACAAAACCCAGGGAAGTCAATGAAAATTATGTTGATCAAGACTTTTGTTTTCACATTTCCTTTAGCGATTATCGGCAGTTATTTTTATGGTACAACAGGTGTATTTGTAGCGATTGGCCTAAGTAATATTTTAGGAGGAATCTATGCAATGTATATCATGAGACAAGTAATCAAATCATTAAATACCGACCTTAAGGATAAAAGTATTATTAATGATTATAAGAATGATTTTGTAAGTATCATAAGACACTAA
- a CDS encoding DEAD/DEAH box helicase — MKFENYNISASLKKSIAENGFKRPTDIQFKSIPPILKGEDVLAIAQTGTGKTAAFAIPVMESLLRNKPKGKSKRVIRSVVMAPTRELAEQITEVFTSIGKYTKLNILCIYGGVEQDNQIKKLEEGVDILIATPGRLFDLNHQGYIKLDRVEVLVLDEADHMLEKGFIKDIKDVIRLLPKKRQTLFFSATIDEAIKKLAYSLVRNAIRIQISPKDPVSKNVNHGVVSVEMDDKRFFLERIVKEHPEDKILVFVRTQVRAERVHKAMARVDIKTVTIHGGKDQKERFEALKLYKSGEVKVLIATDVSARGIDIPGVQYVINYDLPDDPENYVHRVGRTGRGTQKGDAIAFCAEKEKELLDAIENFTGTKIAVYEMDRGEYAGIVGHSEETSTDWKTVMREIETDQKNYKEAKKKANRKKEKKKKVKSSKK; from the coding sequence ATGAAATTCGAAAATTATAATATATCTGCTTCTCTAAAAAAGAGTATAGCAGAAAATGGATTTAAACGTCCTACAGATATTCAGTTCAAGTCAATACCTCCAATTTTAAAAGGTGAGGATGTATTAGCAATTGCACAGACAGGTACAGGTAAGACCGCTGCGTTTGCAATTCCTGTTATGGAGTCTCTTTTACGAAATAAGCCCAAAGGAAAAAGTAAAAGGGTTATTCGTAGTGTTGTAATGGCTCCGACAAGAGAGTTGGCAGAACAGATTACTGAAGTTTTTACATCAATTGGTAAATACACAAAGCTGAATATCTTATGTATTTATGGTGGAGTAGAACAGGATAATCAAATCAAGAAGTTAGAAGAAGGAGTCGATATTTTAATTGCAACTCCAGGTAGACTCTTTGATTTGAATCACCAAGGTTACATCAAACTAGATCGAGTAGAAGTCTTAGTACTAGATGAAGCCGATCACATGTTGGAGAAAGGTTTTATTAAAGACATCAAAGATGTTATCCGCCTTCTTCCTAAAAAGAGACAAACATTGTTTTTCTCAGCTACTATTGATGAAGCAATTAAAAAACTTGCTTATTCATTAGTTAGAAATGCGATTAGAATACAAATTTCTCCAAAAGATCCTGTTTCCAAGAATGTAAATCACGGTGTCGTTTCAGTTGAAATGGATGACAAAAGATTCTTCTTGGAAAGAATTGTCAAAGAACACCCTGAAGACAAAATTCTTGTATTTGTTAGAACTCAAGTCAGAGCCGAAAGAGTACACAAGGCGATGGCGAGGGTAGATATAAAAACAGTAACAATACACGGAGGTAAAGATCAAAAAGAAAGATTTGAAGCCTTAAAGCTGTATAAATCCGGAGAGGTAAAAGTATTAATTGCTACAGACGTTTCTGCTAGAGGTATTGATATCCCTGGAGTCCAATATGTTATTAATTACGATTTGCCTGATGATCCAGAAAACTATGTGCATAGAGTTGGTCGTACAGGTCGTGGTACTCAAAAAGGTGATGCAATCGCATTTTGTGCGGAGAAGGAAAAAGAACTTCTGGATGCTATCGAGAACTTTACAGGTACCAAAATCGCTGTTTATGAAATGGACAGAGGAGAGTATGCAGGTATCGTAGGGCATTCTGAGGAAACATCTACTGACTGGAAAACAGTGATGCGAGAGATAGAAACAGATCAGAAAAACTATAAGGAAGCGAAAAAGAAAGCAAATAGGAAAAAAGAGAAAAAGAAGAAGGTAAAATCTTCGAAAAAATAA
- a CDS encoding FKBP-type peptidyl-prolyl cis-trans isomerase translates to MDKLKIKEGLVVALTYKLYEGNAQGKFIEEADASEPFLFFVGSGGVLPKFEEALLGKEEGDNFQISLPCNDAYGEVIEQYREVKVDKNAFGFADKEEEEAFLQLGHILSVADQDGDVYDGKITKLNKKDVIMDMNHELAGMDLFFDGKIVEVRQPTKEETDFDGEGVEIMPSK, encoded by the coding sequence ATGGATAAGTTAAAAATAAAAGAAGGCTTGGTTGTAGCCTTAACATATAAATTATACGAAGGGAACGCTCAAGGTAAATTTATCGAAGAGGCAGACGCTTCAGAACCATTTTTATTTTTTGTAGGTTCTGGTGGAGTATTACCAAAATTCGAAGAAGCATTATTGGGTAAAGAGGAAGGAGATAACTTCCAAATCTCGTTGCCATGTAATGATGCTTACGGAGAAGTTATTGAACAATACAGAGAAGTTAAGGTAGATAAAAATGCTTTTGGTTTTGCTGATAAAGAAGAGGAAGAAGCATTTTTACAATTAGGACATATTCTATCGGTTGCTGACCAAGATGGAGATGTTTACGATGGGAAGATCACAAAACTGAATAAGAAAGATGTGATTATGGACATGAACCATGAATTAGCAGGAATGGACCTGTTTTTCGATGGTAAAATTGTAGAAGTACGCCAACCAACAAAAGAAGAAACTGATTTTGATGGTGAAGGTGTGGAAATTATGCCATCAAAATAA
- a CDS encoding lysophospholipid acyltransferase family protein — translation MFFIQLLSKIPFSLLHIISTFLAFVTGKIIRYRRDVVAENIKIAFPEKSEAEHKKIVDGFYTNLSDVALESIKSLSMSKEDMKQHFKVKNPEVFNKFHDKNQPVILMCGHVCNWEWQMTGFAANFDFGFGAVYKPLEGKFSEQLMQQIRSRFGGYVVPMANTMRQILVRKKKGENFGFGMVSDQSPPGYDRKRIWIDFFGRPSAFFAGPEVITGSMKIPVIYSRIIRTGRSQYEAELFEIYDGGEYEKGSNLVLTKYAQLVEENIKAQPSNWLWSHKRWKYTKEEMGE, via the coding sequence ATGTTTTTTATACAACTATTATCAAAGATACCCTTTAGCTTATTGCATATTATCTCAACATTTTTAGCCTTTGTTACAGGAAAAATAATAAGGTATAGAAGAGATGTTGTTGCGGAAAATATTAAGATTGCCTTTCCTGAAAAATCAGAGGCAGAACACAAAAAAATAGTAGATGGATTTTATACGAACTTATCAGATGTAGCACTAGAATCTATCAAATCACTATCCATGTCTAAAGAAGATATGAAGCAACATTTTAAGGTGAAAAACCCCGAAGTGTTTAATAAGTTTCATGATAAAAACCAGCCAGTAATTTTAATGTGTGGCCATGTTTGTAATTGGGAATGGCAAATGACGGGGTTTGCAGCCAATTTTGATTTTGGTTTTGGTGCGGTTTATAAACCTTTAGAAGGAAAGTTTTCTGAACAACTGATGCAACAAATTAGAAGTAGGTTTGGTGGATATGTCGTTCCTATGGCCAATACTATGCGTCAGATTCTAGTGAGAAAAAAGAAAGGAGAGAACTTTGGATTTGGAATGGTGTCCGATCAATCACCTCCGGGCTATGATAGAAAAAGAATTTGGATTGATTTCTTTGGGAGACCATCTGCATTCTTTGCAGGACCAGAAGTGATTACAGGTTCTATGAAAATACCTGTCATTTATTCAAGAATTATTAGAACCGGTAGAAGCCAATATGAAGCAGAATTATTCGAAATCTATGATGGAGGAGAATATGAAAAAGGGTCTAATTTAGTACTGACAAAATACGCTCAACTCGTAGAAGAAAATATAAAAGCTCAGCCCTCTAATTGGTTATGGTCTCATAAGAGATGGAAATATACTAAAGAAGAAATGGGTGAATAA
- a CDS encoding pirin family protein, which yields MKRQLKRNQQGRGGFQYIVDPQTRRDLQPFVFFDAGVSKRNDEGMFFGMHPHSGIGIITYFEGGNLVHQDSGNNDDIIKSGGVQWINAGNGIFHAEGYRMPKGVNPFDSWELAIHQLWLQLPPELENGSTGYLNLQPENIPLVDNVKVIAGEYKGVKSNLDIPFDITYLDVSLKEGEKFVLETPLNQTRGFIFLRSGEASIYEDELTTNTLHILEENDGEIEIIAKENTKFVIGLTVPTDHKMFLGGGSIHTNKLSFEKAQENIQSLSSTVI from the coding sequence ATGAAACGACAGTTAAAGCGTAACCAGCAAGGTCGAGGAGGGTTTCAATATATTGTAGACCCTCAGACAAGAAGAGATTTACAACCTTTTGTGTTTTTTGATGCAGGAGTGAGTAAACGAAATGATGAAGGGATGTTTTTCGGTATGCATCCACATTCAGGTATTGGTATTATCACCTACTTTGAAGGAGGAAATTTAGTTCATCAAGACTCAGGTAATAACGATGATATTATTAAAAGTGGTGGAGTACAATGGATAAATGCCGGTAATGGAATTTTCCATGCAGAAGGATACAGAATGCCTAAAGGAGTCAATCCATTTGATTCTTGGGAGTTGGCCATACATCAATTGTGGTTACAATTACCTCCTGAACTTGAGAATGGATCTACAGGATATTTGAACCTTCAACCAGAAAATATTCCACTAGTAGATAATGTCAAAGTCATCGCGGGTGAATATAAAGGAGTGAAATCAAACTTAGATATTCCTTTTGATATTACTTACTTGGATGTCTCATTAAAAGAAGGAGAAAAGTTTGTGTTAGAAACACCGTTAAACCAAACTCGTGGGTTTATCTTCTTAAGAAGTGGTGAAGCTTCAATTTACGAAGATGAATTAACCACAAATACTCTACATATTCTTGAGGAAAATGATGGAGAAATTGAAATCATTGCCAAAGAAAATACAAAGTTTGTTATAGGACTTACTGTTCCAACTGATCATAAAATGTTTTTGGGAGGAGGTTCGATCCATACAAATAAACTTTCTTTTGAAAAGGCTCAAGAAAATATACAAAGCCTTTCTTCTACTGTTATTTAA
- a CDS encoding NADPH-dependent FMN reductase yields the protein MKKLVVFGASSSKASINEQLAVWAAQQVEDAEVKVLKLSDYEMPIYSIDKEVASGIPQEAKDFIEEINNADGVVISFAEHNGNFTAAYKNIFDWASRATRSVYNDKPVFVMATSPGPRGGLGVLGIASASLPYAGAKVTGNFSLPTFQDNFSEGITNEELKEKFESSFSLFKDVLNETTVKA from the coding sequence ATGAAAAAATTAGTCGTATTCGGAGCATCATCTTCAAAAGCATCAATCAATGAACAATTAGCCGTTTGGGCAGCTCAACAAGTTGAGGACGCAGAAGTGAAAGTATTAAAGTTGAGCGATTATGAAATGCCAATTTATAGTATCGATAAAGAGGTAGCATCAGGTATTCCTCAAGAAGCGAAAGATTTTATCGAAGAGATTAATAATGCAGACGGAGTGGTGATCTCATTTGCAGAGCATAATGGTAATTTCACAGCAGCATATAAGAATATTTTTGATTGGGCCTCTAGAGCTACCCGTTCAGTGTATAATGATAAGCCTGTATTTGTCATGGCTACTTCACCAGGTCCAAGAGGAGGTTTAGGAGTATTAGGTATAGCAAGTGCTTCATTACCATATGCAGGAGCAAAAGTAACTGGTAACTTCTCTCTTCCTACTTTCCAAGATAATTTTTCAGAAGGTATCACAAATGAAGAGCTAAAAGAAAAGTTTGAATCTTCTTTTTCACTATTTAAAGATGTATTAAATGAAACGACAGTTAAAGCGTAA
- a CDS encoding Crp/Fnr family transcriptional regulator, with amino-acid sequence MNTDIFFFDVFKSLYLTETEKQAIRNCFHEKHYKKGELIILNGQDVDTLLYVVDGCLRTYFIDEKGKEHTIQFAVHDWWISDMVAFFSQTKAIYNIECLEDSIVFAIHREDIEKLCFQIPVFNKLYRSKMEGSIVGYQKRILANLSQNATERYERFIETYPNIEMSVKNYHLASYLGITTESLSRIRKEMSKRS; translated from the coding sequence ATGAATACCGATATTTTCTTTTTTGATGTTTTCAAAAGCCTCTACCTTACAGAGACTGAAAAACAAGCCATTAGAAATTGTTTCCATGAAAAACACTATAAAAAAGGAGAACTAATTATTTTAAACGGACAAGACGTAGATACTCTTTTGTATGTTGTTGATGGTTGTCTTAGAACCTATTTTATTGATGAAAAAGGAAAAGAACACACCATTCAATTTGCGGTGCATGATTGGTGGATAAGCGATATGGTAGCATTTTTCTCACAAACGAAAGCGATCTATAACATAGAATGCCTTGAAGATTCTATCGTTTTCGCCATTCATAGAGAAGATATTGAAAAGTTATGTTTTCAAATTCCAGTCTTTAATAAACTATATCGATCAAAAATGGAAGGTTCAATTGTTGGATACCAAAAAAGGATCTTGGCAAACCTTTCTCAAAATGCAACAGAGCGTTATGAACGTTTTATAGAAACGTATCCTAACATTGAAATGTCAGTTAAAAACTATCATTTAGCCTCTTATTTAGGAATAACAACTGAAAGTCTTTCAAGAATTAGAAAGGAGATGTCAAAAAGGTCGTAG
- a CDS encoding FKBP-type peptidyl-prolyl cis-trans isomerase codes for MKAAKDSVVTIAYKLYDENAEGVLLQDVREDDAFEFLFGYMDVLPEFEVELEGKEKGHTFEFSIAKDKAYGDYQEQAVIKIPKEVFNIEDEVDEAEILKVGNVLPMVGPDEMPMEGEVKEVNDDHVVMDFNHPLAGKTLYFTGEVLDVRAATEEELQEAKAAVENSDLGGLDFDNLPQ; via the coding sequence ATGAAAGCAGCAAAAGATAGCGTAGTCACTATTGCCTACAAATTATACGATGAAAATGCAGAAGGTGTATTACTTCAAGATGTTAGAGAAGATGATGCATTTGAGTTTTTATTTGGTTATATGGATGTACTTCCAGAATTTGAGGTAGAGTTAGAAGGAAAAGAGAAAGGACATACTTTTGAATTTTCTATCGCTAAGGATAAAGCATATGGAGATTACCAAGAACAAGCGGTAATTAAAATTCCTAAAGAAGTATTTAACATAGAAGATGAAGTAGATGAGGCAGAGATCTTAAAAGTAGGTAACGTATTACCTATGGTAGGTCCTGACGAAATGCCAATGGAAGGTGAAGTGAAAGAAGTAAACGATGATCATGTTGTAATGGACTTTAATCACCCACTTGCTGGTAAAACATTATACTTCACAGGTGAAGTTTTAGATGTTAGAGCTGCTACTGAAGAAGAACTTCAAGAAGCAAAAGCTGCTGTAGAAAATTCAGATTTAGGCGGATTAGATTTTGATAATCTTCCACAATAA
- a CDS encoding DUF4249 family protein codes for MRKYVFIFSLLIAFCYSCEEPIVLNLPSGPQRTVIDANVSESEYISRVILSRSLGFNDTTTFPAIENASVVLFATNFGNTTFPFTYSGTFDYGALYTPQSQVTLVPKQFYTLNVFLPGSEFEQDTLYQAQVRMPTVVPIQDVNFRYEPSEDRYYVRIYFLDPEKENNYYSWRVSQKINGEFILLTPARVPISTDQGIDGKEVFVEYPYTSFTTEDTIQVHLKSLDQSAYNYYVSLNNLIEASGTSITVDNPPTNFASTVVGENPIGFLSVEGVSDSEIIPIADSVFVEDEPVLID; via the coding sequence ATGAGAAAATACGTATTCATTTTTTCACTGCTAATAGCGTTTTGTTATAGTTGTGAGGAACCCATTGTACTTAACCTACCATCGGGACCTCAAAGAACTGTAATTGATGCTAATGTATCTGAAAGTGAATATATTTCTCGAGTTATTCTTTCTCGTTCGCTAGGGTTTAATGATACGACAACTTTCCCTGCGATTGAAAATGCCTCTGTTGTATTATTTGCGACTAATTTTGGCAATACTACATTTCCATTTACCTATTCAGGTACTTTCGATTACGGAGCACTTTATACTCCTCAGAGTCAAGTCACTTTAGTTCCTAAGCAATTTTACACTTTAAATGTTTTCTTACCAGGTTCAGAGTTTGAACAAGATACACTCTATCAAGCTCAAGTGAGAATGCCTACAGTTGTTCCTATACAAGATGTAAACTTCAGATATGAACCTAGCGAAGATCGTTACTATGTAAGGATATACTTCTTGGACCCTGAGAAAGAAAATAATTATTATAGTTGGAGAGTATCACAAAAAATCAATGGTGAGTTTATTCTTTTAACACCTGCCAGAGTACCGATAAGTACAGACCAAGGCATTGATGGTAAGGAAGTATTTGTAGAATATCCATATACCTCTTTCACCACAGAAGATACTATTCAGGTACATCTAAAAAGCCTCGATCAAAGTGCTTACAACTACTATGTGTCATTAAACAATTTAATTGAGGCTTCTGGTACGAGTATAACAGTGGATAATCCACCAACTAATTTTGCAAGTACAGTCGTTGGGGAAAATCCTATTGGTTTCTTATCTGTAGAAGGTGTCTCTGATTCTGAAATTATTCCTATCGCAGATTCCGTTTTTGTAGAAGACGAACCTGTTTTGATCGATTAG
- a CDS encoding MarR family winged helix-turn-helix transcriptional regulator, with protein sequence MINKEYYKAIFEIIKTGHWITDSVSQALKEDKITEPQYNVLRILKGQKGNPITVNEIQEKMVQRSSNVTRIVDKLLDKGFVNRSECPTNRRKMDITITDLGLSELDKMNKKVEAIHLPYKDNLTAEEAKTLEILIKKLKGEN encoded by the coding sequence ATGATCAATAAAGAATATTATAAAGCCATTTTTGAAATCATAAAAACTGGACATTGGATTACAGATTCTGTGAGTCAAGCTTTGAAAGAAGATAAAATTACAGAACCACAATACAATGTTTTAAGAATATTGAAAGGGCAAAAAGGAAATCCAATTACTGTAAATGAAATACAGGAAAAAATGGTTCAACGCTCAAGTAACGTAACTCGAATCGTTGACAAATTATTGGATAAAGGGTTTGTCAATCGATCAGAATGTCCTACCAATAGAAGGAAAATGGACATTACAATTACTGATTTAGGTTTGTCCGAATTAGATAAAATGAATAAAAAGGTAGAAGCTATTCATTTACCTTATAAGGATAACTTAACTGCTGAAGAAGCAAAAACATTAGAAATCTTAATTAAAAAACTTAAAGGAGAAAATTAA
- the hpt gene encoding hypoxanthine phosphoribosyltransferase, giving the protein MTEVTKVLDKEFVPFISKEQIAERNRELGQQLTNDYEGKDVLLVSVLNGAFMFTSDLVKEIKTPLEISFVKYASYEGTQSTGKVKQLIGFNADQVKGKHIIIVEDIVDTGRTMQALIKDLEGMEPASVKVVSLLFKPEALKIPITVDYVGFEIDPRFVVGYGLDYDGYGRNIPEILVLKDI; this is encoded by the coding sequence ATGACTGAAGTCACAAAAGTATTAGACAAAGAGTTTGTTCCTTTTATCAGCAAAGAGCAAATCGCAGAGCGTAACCGCGAGTTAGGTCAGCAACTTACTAATGATTACGAAGGAAAAGATGTTCTTTTGGTAAGTGTTTTAAACGGAGCGTTTATGTTCACTTCAGATCTTGTAAAAGAAATTAAAACACCACTTGAGATCTCATTCGTAAAATATGCTTCTTATGAAGGGACTCAAAGTACTGGTAAGGTGAAGCAATTGATTGGCTTTAATGCTGACCAAGTAAAAGGCAAACACATTATCATTGTTGAAGATATTGTAGATACAGGTCGTACAATGCAAGCTTTGATCAAAGACTTAGAAGGTATGGAACCTGCTTCAGTTAAAGTAGTATCTTTATTGTTTAAACCTGAAGCTTTAAAAATACCTATTACCGTTGATTATGTTGGTTTTGAAATCGACCCAAGATTTGTTGTAGGCTATGGATTGGATTACGACGGATACGGTAGAAATATTCCAGAAATTTTAGTACTGAAAGATATTTAA